One window of Psychrobacillus sp. FSL H8-0483 genomic DNA carries:
- a CDS encoding ABC transporter ATP-binding protein, translated as MKLEIRNVKKTFKNKTAVDNFSMELKSGDCVGLIGPNGAGKSTLIKMISDIINPDTGEILLNGKKISSMKKEIGYLPQYPNFFHWMTAKETLMFMGKLSGLQRSELTSSIPNILKKVGLSGEEDSKVGTFSGGMKQRLGIAQTLLHKPSLIIMDEPVSALDPIGRREVLNLIQEIKKETTILLSTHILGDAQEICERFIVIKNGLKIEDTSITELLQRNSDNKLSIEITERDQKWIGIIKELPYVKDIEVIGNKVKVKVENLETNKNLLLGHALKHDVDIVKFEVGNDTLEEIFLKLVVEK; from the coding sequence TTGAAGTTAGAAATTAGAAATGTAAAGAAAACTTTTAAAAACAAAACTGCCGTTGACAACTTCTCCATGGAGCTCAAATCAGGAGATTGTGTCGGATTAATCGGACCCAATGGAGCTGGGAAATCGACGCTCATTAAAATGATCTCGGATATTATTAATCCGGACACTGGTGAAATTCTATTAAACGGAAAAAAGATTTCTTCGATGAAAAAAGAAATTGGGTACTTACCACAGTATCCAAACTTTTTTCACTGGATGACTGCCAAAGAGACACTTATGTTTATGGGAAAACTTTCGGGACTACAAAGAAGTGAATTAACAAGTTCTATTCCAAACATTTTAAAAAAAGTTGGATTAAGCGGAGAGGAAGACTCGAAAGTCGGCACATTTTCAGGTGGCATGAAACAGCGACTTGGAATTGCTCAAACTTTACTACATAAGCCTTCCCTCATTATTATGGATGAACCTGTCTCAGCCTTAGACCCCATTGGTAGAAGAGAAGTATTAAACCTTATTCAAGAAATAAAAAAGGAAACGACCATTCTATTATCAACTCACATTTTAGGTGATGCACAAGAAATCTGTGAGCGATTTATAGTTATTAAAAATGGACTGAAAATAGAGGACACATCGATCACTGAACTCCTTCAAAGAAATAGTGACAATAAATTAAGTATAGAAATTACAGAAAGAGATCAAAAATGGATTGGCATTATAAAGGAACTACCTTACGTGAAAGACATAGAAGTCATTGGGAATAAGGTAAAGGTGAAAGTTGAAAACCTAGAAACTAACAAAAACTTACTACTAGGTCATGCACTGAAGCATGATGTAGATATCGTAAAGTTTGAAGTCGGAAACGATACATTAGAAGAAATTTTCTTAAAGTTGGTGGTGGAGAAATGA
- a CDS encoding ABC transporter ATP-binding protein, translating into MLSINSLEKSFGKKILNGIQLDIKKGEILGFVGANGAGKTTTLNIITSILESDSGTVEINGLTKEDGLDYKKQFFFIPDTLDVFKNITGYDWILFLMKLYDSEDVERLKEYIKQFSMEEVISNPMGTYSFGMMHKVALIAAFAINPPIIIMDEPLNGLDPNAVVIFKESLKKYVAEGGTIFFSTHLLDVVEKICTTVAILKEGKIILHDEIKNVIGEYTLESIFMEKHI; encoded by the coding sequence TTGTTAAGCATCAATTCATTGGAGAAAAGTTTCGGTAAGAAAATTTTAAACGGAATTCAATTAGATATTAAAAAAGGTGAAATTCTCGGTTTTGTTGGTGCTAACGGTGCAGGAAAAACAACGACCTTAAACATTATTACAAGTATTCTAGAATCTGATTCAGGAACCGTAGAGATTAATGGGTTAACAAAAGAAGACGGACTTGATTATAAAAAACAGTTTTTCTTTATACCCGATACTCTCGATGTATTTAAAAATATTACAGGGTACGATTGGATACTTTTTTTAATGAAACTATATGATAGTGAAGATGTAGAAAGATTAAAAGAGTATATTAAGCAATTTAGTATGGAAGAAGTCATCTCCAATCCAATGGGCACGTACTCTTTTGGGATGATGCACAAAGTGGCTTTAATCGCAGCGTTTGCTATTAATCCACCAATTATTATTATGGATGAACCCTTAAACGGTCTGGATCCCAATGCTGTTGTTATATTTAAAGAATCCCTTAAAAAATATGTAGCAGAAGGCGGTACGATCTTTTTCTCTACACACTTACTCGATGTGGTGGAGAAAATTTGTACGACAGTTGCCATTTTGAAGGAAGGCAAAATAATTCTACATGACGAAATAAAAAATGTAATTGGTGAGTATACTTTGGAATCCATTTTCATGGAGAAACATATATGA